A genomic stretch from Streptomyces fungicidicus includes:
- a CDS encoding helicase-related protein: MDPRQELVSYLRRQLVGPVDGDDETLDAPPDRQYLMGTLYPQEADLQGQLDLAREEFEGAGTERGAEDTAPAGDPVPESNSWLPSSLGFSFYTDAETLEVECSAARYRTQSRSDQRGRTWQRIALPAETHLLGPGREQVSVLDARAELRVKRRDFGNGKLVTVALVNAARYDSALGKSAHWDGMLFQVELRARPVDGQVLQYPSVRLTSRDLEEQELRLQYRHVRTHAVGHGCAVEELRDGDDRTVTGLRTAVMPEAEVTGVRAAGLTDTPVLSLAHLADPTVSVDQLREELAEFASAYRAWYVGQLNTEVPEWGREAAERVLGRIGTAVSRIESGVRTLCDPRRPELLHAFRAANHAMALQMRHSAADLAGTRRPRRDNGVPPDPQPYADATWRPFQLAFFLLAVDGAVDPRHPDRAVTDLIWFPTGGGKTEAYLLLAAFVMVLRRGEPDGGGTAVLSRYTLSLLTTQQFQRAATTVCALESMRRADPATYGEEPFSIGLWVGETTTANSYDKARRDFDNAREAATPDDVFILDRCPWCGTRVLPAHKSPDIDDYGVRAAADSFAFFCPRDECLFHDELPVAVVDDHLYDRPPTFVLGTVDKFARLAWEPRAGRLFGAGTGHRPPSLVIQDELHLLTGPLGTTVGLYESAVLGLCAAPDGTGPKVVASTATIRRSGEQVRALYGGDVQLFPPAGLDARHSYFAEPDTTRPGRRYVGVMAQGHTAGRASVATAAALLQGAWELPQEHRDAYWTLVAYHHSLRELGRTVTAAADDIPAQLAGLDTGDGVRPLPDHQVEELTSNLPRSEQPVLLDRLEKSWDDTGSVSFLPCTNMLSVGVDVKRLALMLMQGQPKTTAEYIQATSRVGRHAVPGLVVTFFNATRPRDRSHYETFDVYHRALYRHVEPTSVTPWSVPSRRRALHAVLVVLVRHRLGLAAENQAGRILDRMTEAEELAEELAVRADTAEPGAGDAVRKELAGLLAAWEDLARQARKDGRELYYRSQGKGQSNLIKSFEQVHGLWETPNSMRNVDRECQMTVKGADL, from the coding sequence ATGGACCCCAGACAGGAACTCGTCTCCTACCTGCGGCGGCAACTCGTCGGACCGGTCGACGGCGACGACGAGACGCTCGACGCACCGCCCGACCGGCAGTACCTGATGGGCACCCTCTACCCACAGGAAGCCGATCTGCAGGGTCAACTCGACCTCGCCCGGGAAGAGTTCGAAGGAGCTGGCACCGAGCGGGGGGCCGAGGACACCGCACCGGCGGGCGACCCCGTACCGGAGTCGAATTCCTGGCTGCCGTCCTCGCTCGGATTCAGCTTCTACACCGACGCCGAGACCCTCGAGGTCGAGTGCTCCGCCGCCCGCTACCGCACCCAGTCGCGCAGCGACCAGCGCGGCAGGACGTGGCAGCGGATCGCCCTACCGGCCGAGACACACCTCCTCGGCCCGGGCCGGGAGCAGGTCTCCGTCCTGGACGCGCGAGCTGAACTGCGCGTCAAGCGCCGTGACTTCGGAAACGGGAAGCTCGTCACCGTCGCCCTCGTCAACGCCGCCCGGTACGACTCCGCGCTCGGCAAGAGCGCCCACTGGGACGGAATGCTGTTCCAAGTGGAGCTGCGGGCGCGGCCCGTGGACGGGCAGGTGCTCCAGTACCCGAGTGTCCGCCTCACCAGCCGCGACCTGGAGGAACAGGAGCTGCGCCTGCAGTACCGGCATGTGCGCACCCACGCCGTCGGCCACGGGTGCGCCGTCGAGGAACTGCGGGACGGCGACGACCGGACGGTGACGGGACTTCGGACGGCCGTGATGCCCGAGGCGGAGGTCACGGGCGTACGAGCCGCCGGACTGACCGACACACCGGTGCTCAGCCTCGCCCACCTCGCCGACCCGACCGTCTCCGTCGACCAGCTCCGTGAGGAACTGGCCGAGTTCGCCTCCGCCTACCGGGCCTGGTACGTCGGTCAGCTCAACACCGAGGTACCCGAATGGGGCCGCGAGGCAGCCGAGCGCGTCCTCGGGCGGATCGGCACCGCGGTCTCCCGCATCGAGTCCGGCGTCCGTACCCTCTGCGACCCCCGACGCCCCGAACTACTGCACGCCTTCCGGGCCGCCAACCACGCCATGGCCCTGCAGATGCGCCACTCGGCAGCCGACCTCGCCGGCACCAGGCGCCCCCGCCGCGACAACGGCGTACCGCCGGACCCGCAGCCGTACGCGGACGCCACCTGGCGCCCCTTCCAGCTCGCGTTCTTCCTGCTGGCCGTCGACGGAGCCGTCGACCCCCGACACCCGGACCGTGCCGTCACGGACCTCATCTGGTTCCCGACCGGTGGTGGCAAGACCGAGGCGTACCTGCTGCTGGCCGCGTTCGTCATGGTGCTGCGCCGGGGTGAACCCGACGGCGGAGGCACCGCCGTGCTCAGCCGGTACACGCTCAGCCTGCTGACCACACAGCAGTTCCAGCGCGCCGCGACGACCGTGTGCGCCCTGGAGTCCATGCGCCGGGCCGACCCGGCCACCTACGGCGAGGAGCCGTTCTCCATCGGACTGTGGGTCGGTGAGACCACCACCGCCAACAGCTACGACAAGGCGCGCCGCGACTTTGACAACGCGCGCGAGGCCGCCACCCCGGACGACGTGTTCATCCTCGACCGCTGCCCGTGGTGCGGCACGCGCGTCCTGCCCGCCCACAAGTCGCCCGACATCGACGACTACGGGGTGCGTGCCGCCGCCGACTCCTTCGCCTTCTTCTGCCCCAGGGACGAGTGCCTCTTCCACGACGAACTGCCCGTCGCCGTCGTGGACGACCACCTGTACGACCGTCCGCCCACCTTCGTCCTCGGCACCGTCGACAAGTTCGCCCGCCTAGCCTGGGAGCCGCGCGCCGGACGGCTCTTCGGCGCCGGCACCGGGCACCGGCCGCCGTCCCTCGTCATCCAGGACGAACTGCACCTGCTCACCGGCCCGCTCGGCACCACCGTCGGCCTCTACGAGTCCGCCGTCCTCGGACTGTGCGCCGCACCGGACGGCACCGGGCCCAAGGTCGTGGCGTCCACCGCCACCATCCGCCGCTCCGGCGAGCAGGTCCGCGCGCTCTACGGGGGAGACGTCCAGCTCTTCCCGCCCGCCGGACTCGACGCCCGCCACTCCTACTTCGCCGAGCCCGACACGACCCGGCCGGGTCGCCGCTACGTCGGAGTCATGGCCCAGGGACACACCGCCGGCCGTGCCTCCGTCGCCACCGCCGCAGCCCTGCTCCAGGGCGCCTGGGAACTGCCCCAGGAACACCGGGACGCCTACTGGACTCTCGTCGCCTACCACCACAGCCTGCGCGAACTGGGCCGCACGGTCACCGCCGCCGCCGACGACATCCCCGCCCAGCTCGCCGGACTCGACACCGGCGACGGCGTCCGCCCCCTGCCGGACCACCAGGTCGAGGAACTCACCAGCAACCTGCCGCGCTCCGAGCAGCCCGTGCTCCTCGACCGGCTGGAGAAGAGCTGGGACGACACGGGGTCGGTGTCCTTCCTGCCCTGCACCAACATGCTGTCCGTCGGCGTCGACGTGAAGCGGCTCGCCCTGATGCTGATGCAGGGGCAGCCCAAGACGACCGCCGAGTACATCCAGGCCACCAGCCGCGTGGGCCGCCACGCCGTGCCCGGACTCGTGGTGACCTTCTTCAACGCCACCCGCCCCCGCGACCGTTCGCACTACGAGACCTTCGACGTGTACCACCGCGCGCTCTACCGGCACGTCGAGCCGACCAGCGTCACCCCCTGGTCCGTACCCTCCCGCCGCCGCGCCCTGCACGCCGTGCTCGTCGTCCTCGTACGGCACCGGCTCGGACTGGCGGCCGAGAACCAGGCCGGGCGGATCCTCGACCGGATGACCGAAGCGGAGGAACTGGCGGAGGAGTTGGCGGTGCGGGCGGACACCGCGGAGCCGGGGGCCGGTGACGCGGTGCGCAAGGAACTCGCCGGGCTGCTCGCCGCCTGGGAGGACCTCGCGCGCCAGGCCCGCAAGGACGGCCGCGAGCTGTACTACCGCAGCCAGGGCAAGGGCCAGTCCAACCTCATCAAGAGCTTCGAGCAGGTCCACGGACTGTGGGAGACACCCAACTCGATGCGCAACGTCGACCGGGAATGTCAGATGACAGTGAAGGGAGCCGACCTGTGA
- the drmB gene encoding DrmB family protein, translating to MSRTLRVRQSQTVVPFGVGAVFDIQGESFVATGIGDWPSRGRQPIDSPRLADRLGVSGFYAAPAAAGDRFDVADAPGAPYIRFPSWLFCGACRRMKRWRIADEKRGQAPRCPSCSPTRTLAPMRFAQICQAGHLSDVDWWFWAHSRRDGGERRQCGEREKLRFLVSERASGLEALSVACTAKGCGAVRDLLDILGTHGMRCSGRNPWQRAGEAVDCPRPVQIVQRTAGNLYYPIVHSALDIPETDVPAHTDDALADQVREHHLWVSLCRDPASPRAPLFRQMIQEDTAADDGLLDALLAEETGGTSPAVTAAAPDGPARPDLSREEWAAFTAPAPPATRDFALRETTLGLAGETDEPWAGLASRFGRVVLADRLREVRALSGFTRVSPDAAVVPVDTSRRLKWLPAVEVFGEGIFLTLDQGELKDWEEDPEVRRRVKGMRADLDRSFQKDRLQNVTGPELSPRFVLLHTLAHLVIRQLSFESGYTTASLRERIYARPEQDQYGILVYTAAGDAEGTLGGLVRQGEPPRLAETLLRMVESAAWCSADPLCAEHSGQGFGNLNRAACHACALLPETSCEAGNSLLDRALVVGGERVPGYLQSIVTAARAAAAGALERT from the coding sequence GTGAGCCGCACACTCCGGGTACGTCAGTCGCAGACCGTGGTGCCCTTCGGGGTCGGGGCCGTCTTCGACATCCAGGGCGAGTCGTTCGTCGCCACCGGCATCGGCGACTGGCCCTCCCGCGGCAGACAGCCCATCGACTCGCCCCGGCTGGCCGACCGCCTCGGCGTCTCCGGCTTCTACGCCGCGCCCGCCGCCGCGGGCGACCGCTTCGACGTCGCGGACGCACCCGGAGCGCCGTACATCCGCTTCCCCTCCTGGCTGTTCTGCGGTGCCTGCCGACGGATGAAGCGGTGGAGGATCGCCGACGAGAAGCGCGGCCAGGCACCGCGCTGCCCCTCCTGCTCCCCGACGCGGACGCTGGCGCCGATGCGGTTCGCTCAGATCTGCCAGGCCGGGCATCTCAGCGACGTCGACTGGTGGTTCTGGGCGCACTCGCGGCGCGACGGTGGCGAACGGCGGCAGTGCGGGGAGCGCGAGAAGCTGCGCTTCCTCGTCTCCGAACGGGCCTCCGGCCTCGAAGCGCTCTCCGTCGCCTGCACCGCGAAGGGCTGCGGAGCCGTCCGGGACCTGCTCGACATCCTCGGCACCCACGGTATGCGCTGCTCGGGACGGAACCCGTGGCAGCGTGCCGGTGAAGCCGTCGACTGTCCCCGCCCGGTGCAGATCGTGCAGCGCACCGCCGGCAACCTCTACTACCCGATCGTGCACTCCGCGCTCGACATCCCCGAGACCGACGTCCCCGCGCACACCGACGACGCGCTCGCGGACCAGGTCCGCGAACACCACCTCTGGGTGTCGCTGTGCCGCGACCCCGCCTCGCCCCGTGCCCCCCTGTTCCGGCAGATGATCCAGGAGGACACGGCGGCCGACGACGGTCTGCTGGACGCACTCCTGGCCGAGGAGACGGGCGGAACGAGCCCTGCCGTTACGGCTGCCGCGCCCGACGGCCCCGCACGGCCCGACCTGAGCCGGGAGGAATGGGCCGCGTTCACGGCACCCGCCCCGCCCGCCACCCGTGACTTCGCCCTGCGCGAGACCACGCTCGGCCTGGCAGGCGAGACCGACGAACCCTGGGCCGGTCTCGCGAGCCGCTTCGGACGCGTCGTCCTCGCCGACCGGCTCCGTGAGGTCCGTGCCCTGTCCGGCTTCACCCGGGTTTCCCCGGACGCCGCCGTCGTTCCCGTCGACACCTCGCGCCGGCTGAAGTGGCTGCCTGCCGTCGAGGTCTTCGGCGAGGGCATTTTCCTCACCCTCGACCAGGGCGAGCTGAAGGACTGGGAGGAGGACCCGGAGGTACGCAGACGCGTCAAGGGCATGCGGGCCGACCTCGACCGCTCCTTCCAGAAGGACCGACTGCAGAACGTGACCGGTCCCGAACTCTCCCCGCGCTTCGTCCTGTTGCACACCCTGGCCCACCTCGTGATCCGCCAGCTGTCCTTCGAGTCCGGCTACACGACGGCGAGCCTGCGCGAACGGATCTACGCCCGCCCCGAACAGGACCAGTACGGCATCCTCGTCTACACCGCCGCGGGGGACGCCGAAGGAACCCTCGGCGGACTGGTCCGCCAGGGCGAGCCACCACGGCTCGCCGAAACGCTGCTGCGGATGGTCGAGTCCGCCGCCTGGTGCTCCGCCGACCCGCTGTGCGCCGAACACTCGGGGCAGGGCTTCGGCAACCTCAACCGGGCCGCCTGCCACGCCTGCGCCCTGCTCCCGGAGACCAGCTGCGAGGCCGGTAACAGCCTCCTGGACCGGGCACTCGTCGTCGGCGGCGAACGGGTTCCCGGCTACCTGCAGTCGATCGTCACCGCGGCCCGCGCCGCCGCGGCGGGCGCCCTGGAGCGAACATGA
- a CDS encoding DEAD/DEAH box helicase encodes MTISYLDLDPDQRAGLDSLPFDGNHLVGGPPGSGKSVLAAQRAAMLALTGTPVVLLTYSNLLRQSLAGTVHALGPADRSVRVMTAHRWLAEWYGATPPGSGDGWYDWDALHNRAAETAPTVGPTLVIDEGQDLPPEFYLLCRMLGARTTVFADQCQRLTDTNSTLDEIVRNLGRCTRHELDGNHRNTEQIASLAAHFHTGADVPILPARQGPVPRLHRFHERGVADLLVLLAEAQPKKSIGVIAATKHTQFSLLGSIQNRAPRLKPQLYTSESKGGQYRNLDLGWPGIVIVHRRSAKGLSFDTVVIPDTHWDAGTDPTSATLRMSYYVMATRARQELHLGHEGQSEPPLLAQINRMDLQRG; translated from the coding sequence ATGACCATCAGCTACCTCGACCTGGACCCCGACCAGCGGGCCGGCCTCGACAGTCTTCCCTTCGACGGCAACCACCTGGTCGGCGGGCCGCCTGGCAGCGGCAAGAGCGTGCTGGCCGCGCAGCGCGCGGCCATGCTCGCCCTCACCGGCACCCCGGTGGTCCTGCTGACCTACTCCAACCTGCTGCGTCAGTCACTCGCCGGCACGGTGCACGCACTGGGCCCCGCGGACCGCTCGGTGCGCGTCATGACCGCACACCGCTGGCTCGCCGAGTGGTACGGAGCCACGCCGCCGGGCAGTGGCGACGGCTGGTACGACTGGGACGCCCTCCACAACCGTGCAGCCGAGACCGCCCCCACCGTCGGACCCACGCTGGTCATCGACGAAGGCCAGGACCTGCCGCCGGAGTTCTACCTGCTCTGCCGCATGCTGGGCGCCCGTACGACCGTCTTCGCGGACCAGTGCCAGCGGCTCACCGATACCAACTCGACCCTCGACGAGATCGTCCGCAACCTCGGCCGGTGCACCCGGCACGAACTCGACGGCAATCACCGCAACACCGAACAGATCGCATCCCTGGCGGCCCATTTCCACACCGGAGCCGACGTGCCGATCCTGCCCGCCCGCCAGGGACCGGTGCCGCGCCTACACCGGTTCCACGAGCGGGGCGTCGCGGACCTGCTCGTCCTGCTCGCCGAGGCGCAGCCCAAGAAGAGCATCGGGGTGATCGCCGCGACCAAGCACACGCAGTTCTCGTTGCTCGGCAGCATCCAGAACCGTGCGCCCCGCCTGAAGCCGCAGCTGTACACGTCCGAGTCCAAGGGCGGTCAGTACCGCAACCTCGACCTCGGCTGGCCCGGCATCGTGATCGTGCACCGCCGCAGCGCGAAAGGGCTGAGCTTCGACACCGTCGTCATCCCCGACACCCACTGGGACGCGGGGACGGACCCCACCTCCGCCACGTTGCGCATGTCGTACTACGTGATGGCCACCCGAGCGCGACAGGAACTGCACCTCGGCCATGAAGGGCAGTCGGAGCCGCCGCTCCTGGCGCAGATCAACCGCATGGACCTGCAACGGGGCTGA
- a CDS encoding glycosyl hydrolase, with protein sequence MPSPRTRPATVLLLASALAFVGLGPAAAPAAAATVPVGSGSYSDTRPAGTSGPTTNTGTPVTPKVTAAAKNRPVPTNDWWSSLAFQRYGDNPYSTPMYGHPLTYQATAGGLDVGYPTTPAIVGDGRQYEYAHKRDLTIGLTGLNSPDTKADDWSDWTVTPYWSDGSRTLRTTIGHGSPFVYAKGSGGNAQITTANAPTVFADQGNVLGITVAGHHYALFAPTGSDWNVAGSTVTAGLGSKDYFSVAVLPSTGALATFKKYAYSFVTGSKVTWSYTGGTVGATYTLTTEAKEGTERGTLQALYRHQWLNTTDPLTSYTYVSPRGTMKVRESASFTTRQKAAPVLPALPKSNGVDTARLRGYLNDVVNASDPFSGAADTYWTGKALGRLAQLVPVADQIGETAVRDRMLGLMKGKLQDWFTAGGANEFSYDKDWKTLTGYPASYGSDTELNDHHFHYGYYVYAAAIVAQYDPAWAAESAWGGMVKTLVRDTANPSRTDTAFPFLRGFDIYAGHSWASGHQGFAAGNNQESSSESTNLSAALILWGSATGDTSLRDLGTFLLTTESESIAQYWFDADEQVFPSSFGHDTAGMVWGSGAAYSTWWTANPEEIHGINVLPVTGGSLHLGGEKAAIRRNIAEMERENGGPAVEWRDILWEFQSFANPATAKAKWDAGNADYTPEDGESKAHTYHWLNTLDTLGAPDPTVTGDIPTSAVFTKGSTRTYAAHNHGATARTVTFSDGKTLSVPARSTATGTGTGSTDPDPDPDPEPPTGNTFQLRSGGALTTATGGTVGSDTIASAGGANRDGTPYQPLVYEIRGVKGTLTPGAGTAFRLQVDAGTTVGLGQQARISYDFTGDGSFDRTETYQYFASDPVTGWEEYTQARGLKASTGTPGNLNGGTVRLEVWSAIGNGTSKLQTGTDKSVVVIPYS encoded by the coding sequence ATGCCATCCCCACGCACCAGACCGGCAACCGTTCTGCTGCTGGCCTCAGCCCTCGCCTTCGTCGGCCTGGGCCCGGCCGCCGCACCGGCGGCCGCCGCCACCGTCCCCGTAGGCTCCGGAAGTTACTCCGACACCCGGCCCGCCGGCACGTCGGGCCCCACCACCAACACGGGAACACCGGTCACTCCCAAGGTGACCGCCGCCGCCAAGAACCGGCCCGTGCCGACCAACGACTGGTGGTCCTCCCTGGCCTTCCAGCGCTACGGCGACAACCCGTACTCCACCCCCATGTACGGACACCCCCTCACCTACCAGGCCACGGCCGGCGGGCTCGACGTCGGCTACCCGACGACCCCCGCGATCGTCGGCGACGGCCGCCAGTACGAGTACGCGCACAAGCGCGACCTCACCATCGGGCTGACCGGCCTCAACTCCCCCGACACCAAGGCCGACGACTGGTCCGACTGGACGGTCACCCCCTACTGGTCCGACGGCTCCCGCACCCTGCGCACCACCATCGGCCACGGCTCTCCGTTCGTGTACGCCAAGGGCTCCGGCGGCAACGCCCAGATCACCACCGCAAACGCGCCCACCGTCTTCGCCGACCAGGGCAACGTCCTCGGCATCACCGTCGCCGGGCACCACTACGCCCTGTTCGCGCCGACCGGCAGCGACTGGAACGTCGCCGGGTCCACCGTCACCGCGGGCCTCGGCTCCAAGGACTACTTCTCCGTCGCCGTGCTGCCGTCCACCGGCGCGCTGGCGACGTTCAAGAAGTACGCCTACAGCTTCGTCACCGGCTCCAAGGTGACCTGGAGCTACACCGGGGGCACCGTCGGGGCCACCTACACGCTCACCACCGAGGCGAAGGAAGGCACGGAGCGGGGCACGCTCCAGGCCCTCTACCGCCATCAGTGGCTGAACACCACGGACCCGCTCACCTCGTACACCTACGTCTCGCCGCGCGGCACCATGAAGGTCCGCGAGTCGGCCTCGTTCACCACCCGCCAGAAGGCGGCGCCGGTGCTGCCCGCGCTGCCCAAGTCGAACGGCGTGGACACCGCCCGGCTGCGCGGCTACCTGAACGACGTCGTCAACGCCTCCGACCCCTTCTCCGGAGCCGCCGACACCTACTGGACCGGCAAGGCCCTCGGTCGCCTCGCCCAACTCGTCCCGGTGGCCGACCAGATCGGTGAGACCGCCGTCCGCGACCGGATGCTCGGCCTGATGAAGGGCAAGCTCCAGGACTGGTTCACGGCAGGCGGCGCGAACGAGTTCAGCTATGACAAGGACTGGAAGACCCTCACCGGCTACCCCGCCTCCTACGGCAGTGACACCGAGCTGAACGACCACCACTTCCACTACGGCTACTACGTCTACGCGGCGGCGATCGTCGCCCAGTACGACCCGGCCTGGGCCGCCGAGTCCGCCTGGGGCGGCATGGTCAAGACCCTCGTGCGGGACACCGCCAACCCCAGCCGCACCGACACCGCCTTCCCCTTCCTGCGCGGCTTCGACATCTACGCGGGCCACAGCTGGGCCTCCGGCCACCAGGGGTTCGCCGCCGGCAACAACCAGGAGTCCTCCTCCGAGTCCACCAACCTCAGCGCCGCCCTCATCCTGTGGGGCTCCGCCACCGGCGACACCTCGCTGCGTGACCTCGGCACCTTCCTGCTGACCACCGAGTCGGAGTCCATCGCCCAGTACTGGTTCGACGCCGACGAGCAGGTCTTCCCGTCCTCGTTCGGTCACGACACGGCCGGCATGGTGTGGGGCAGTGGCGCCGCCTACTCCACCTGGTGGACCGCCAACCCCGAGGAGATCCACGGCATCAACGTCCTGCCCGTGACCGGCGGATCGCTCCACCTCGGCGGTGAGAAGGCGGCGATCCGGCGCAACATCGCCGAGATGGAACGGGAGAACGGCGGCCCGGCCGTCGAATGGCGCGACATCCTCTGGGAGTTCCAGTCCTTCGCAAACCCCGCCACCGCCAAGGCGAAGTGGGACGCGGGCAACGCCGACTACACCCCCGAGGACGGGGAGTCGAAGGCGCACACCTACCACTGGCTCAACACCCTCGACACCCTCGGCGCACCGGACCCCACCGTGACCGGTGACATCCCCACCTCCGCCGTCTTCACCAAGGGTTCGACCAGGACCTACGCGGCCCACAACCACGGGGCGACGGCCCGCACCGTCACCTTCTCCGACGGCAAGACCCTCTCCGTACCGGCCCGTTCCACCGCGACCGGCACGGGAACCGGCTCCACGGACCCCGACCCCGACCCGGATCCGGAGCCGCCGACCGGGAACACCTTCCAGCTGCGCAGTGGTGGCGCCCTGACCACGGCGACCGGCGGCACGGTGGGCAGCGACACCATCGCCTCCGCCGGCGGCGCCAACCGCGACGGCACCCCGTACCAGCCCCTCGTCTACGAGATCCGCGGCGTGAAGGGCACGCTCACCCCGGGCGCGGGAACCGCCTTCCGGCTCCAGGTGGACGCCGGCACCACGGTCGGGCTCGGCCAACAGGCCCGGATCAGCTACGACTTCACCGGCGACGGCAGCTTCGACCGCACCGAGACGTACCAGTACTTCGCGAGCGACCCGGTCACCGGCTGGGAGGAGTACACGCAGGCGCGCGGCCTCAAGGCGTCCACGGGCACCCCGGGCAACCTCAACGGCGGCACCGTGCGCCTCGAGGTGTGGAGCGCCATCGGCAACGGCACCTCGAAGCTCCAGACGGGCACGGACAAGTCGGTGGTGGTGATCCCCTACAGCTGA
- a CDS encoding SAM-dependent methyltransferase — MTVEGSSIDSTRPSIARVYDYLLGGKDNYAVDREIGDVFLRDLPGSVAIAFANRAALTRAITEIVTTTDVRQFIDLGSGLPTADNVHQVAQRHAPEARIVYVDNDPQVLVHGCALLEQNDRTRVVRADVRDPEGVRTHPATLELIDFDCPVAVVFSAVLHHVNDEEDPAGIVRHWRDHVPSGSHFFVSHFRSGDNPETAEAERVLQQTFGRGRWRTDEEIASLLDGLEILAPGIVPAPLWRPDTVDNPWTASGAERQLSVWERLIAAGLARKV; from the coding sequence ATGACGGTTGAAGGCTCCTCGATCGACTCCACCAGGCCCAGCATCGCCCGCGTCTACGACTACCTGCTCGGCGGCAAGGACAACTACGCCGTGGACCGGGAAATTGGCGACGTGTTCCTGCGGGACCTGCCCGGCTCGGTGGCCATCGCCTTCGCCAACCGCGCGGCACTGACACGGGCGATCACAGAGATCGTCACGACCACCGACGTGCGGCAGTTCATCGATCTGGGCAGCGGTCTGCCCACCGCCGACAACGTCCACCAGGTCGCGCAGCGGCACGCCCCGGAGGCCCGGATCGTATACGTCGACAACGACCCCCAGGTGCTGGTCCACGGCTGTGCGCTGCTGGAGCAGAACGACCGCACCCGGGTCGTCCGGGCCGACGTACGCGACCCCGAAGGCGTCCGCACCCACCCGGCCACCCTGGAACTCATCGACTTCGACTGCCCCGTCGCCGTCGTCTTCAGCGCCGTCCTCCACCACGTCAACGACGAGGAGGACCCTGCCGGAATCGTCCGCCACTGGCGGGACCACGTGCCCTCCGGAAGCCACTTCTTCGTCAGCCACTTCCGTTCCGGCGACAACCCGGAGACCGCGGAGGCCGAACGGGTCCTCCAGCAGACCTTCGGCCGCGGCCGGTGGCGCACCGACGAAGAGATCGCCTCCCTGCTGGACGGCCTGGAGATCCTCGCCCCCGGAATCGTCCCCGCACCCTTGTGGCGTCCCGACACGGTCGACAACCCATGGACCGCGAGCGGCGCGGAACGGCAACTCAGCGTCTGGGAACGCCTCATCGCCGCCGGGCTGGCCAGGAAGGTATAG
- a CDS encoding PQQ-binding-like beta-propeller repeat protein, producing the protein MVQGRSFRSSGTGRPASRRRVLRLAGGGLALAALAAGTAGCDDDAVDVEDSGSGGGEQPKGDEKGSADSGGKGGDGKAPAPLWTRTTSAETYGDNDEFVVAGGAVIASGSPLAALDTATGKQKWSLPGGTVPGATLLLGKDTLYLASSEYDGTVIGYAPASGKETWRSRLGKDYRQPQPIAVDEKQVYVIAEILEDDGSSKTNVIAALDSASGRIAWKEQRDLGTAQNGIHAAVRGRHLVYTDVKKNLTVRDTATGGQVWTRKTTKTNYGFFAVHEDLVIVPQERNLQAFALSDGKEKWSLEASEFGLFREPAVVDDVLYIADSAKTLRAVDPRTGKLLWQSEALADAGLQVPRQYVKAGDTLYGATDLDEKGGIIALDAKTGAVRWTFNDGTGDHHAWLVATDGERVFALHGTKLHALPV; encoded by the coding sequence ATGGTGCAGGGCAGATCGTTCAGGTCGTCCGGGACGGGCAGGCCCGCTTCCCGCCGGCGTGTGCTCCGGCTGGCCGGCGGCGGTCTCGCGCTGGCCGCCCTGGCCGCCGGTACGGCCGGCTGTGACGACGACGCCGTGGACGTCGAGGATTCCGGCAGTGGCGGCGGCGAGCAGCCGAAGGGCGACGAGAAGGGCTCCGCCGACAGCGGCGGCAAGGGCGGGGACGGCAAGGCTCCCGCACCGCTGTGGACGAGGACGACCTCTGCCGAAACCTACGGGGACAACGACGAGTTCGTGGTCGCGGGCGGCGCCGTGATCGCCAGTGGCAGCCCGCTCGCCGCCCTCGATACCGCGACCGGCAAGCAGAAGTGGTCCCTGCCGGGCGGCACGGTCCCCGGCGCGACCCTGCTGCTCGGCAAGGACACGCTGTACCTGGCCAGCAGCGAGTACGACGGCACCGTCATCGGCTACGCCCCGGCCTCCGGTAAGGAGACCTGGCGCAGCCGCCTGGGCAAGGACTACCGGCAGCCGCAGCCCATCGCGGTGGACGAGAAGCAGGTGTACGTCATCGCCGAGATCCTCGAGGACGACGGGTCGTCGAAGACGAACGTCATCGCGGCCCTCGACAGCGCCTCGGGCAGGATCGCCTGGAAGGAACAGCGCGACCTCGGCACCGCGCAGAACGGCATCCACGCCGCCGTCCGCGGCCGCCACCTCGTCTACACCGACGTCAAGAAGAATCTCACCGTGCGCGACACCGCCACGGGCGGCCAGGTGTGGACGCGGAAGACCACCAAGACGAACTACGGCTTCTTCGCCGTCCACGAGGACCTGGTGATCGTCCCGCAGGAGAGGAACCTCCAGGCCTTCGCCCTGTCCGACGGCAAGGAGAAGTGGTCCCTGGAGGCGTCGGAGTTCGGCCTCTTCAGGGAGCCGGCCGTGGTGGACGACGTGCTCTACATCGCCGACAGCGCCAAGACGCTGCGGGCCGTCGATCCACGGACCGGCAAGCTGCTCTGGCAGTCCGAGGCCCTCGCGGACGCGGGACTCCAGGTGCCGCGGCAGTACGTGAAGGCGGGCGACACCCTCTACGGCGCGACGGACCTCGACGAGAAGGGCGGCATCATCGCGCTGGACGCGAAGACCGGCGCGGTGCGCTGGACGTTCAACGACGGAACCGGCGACCACCACGCCTGGCTGGTGGCCACCGACGGCGAGCGCGTTTTTGCCCTGCACGGCACCAAGTTGCACGCGCTGCCGGTGTGA